One genomic window of Methyloceanibacter sp. wino2 includes the following:
- a CDS encoding Crp/Fnr family transcriptional regulator, translating to MAAPLSPVDAGPSADWQATLPAELAEHGTLVHTRPGQALPLTLGGEETVFVVRMATLLFRLTLADNLRQGITLLYPGDVFRSAFAPPGPGADLVSLTAGEVLRYRYDAFSRLLDTNADARAYFDMAVARQSARQAIHLAAVGQLDSTQRLVTFLIELATQIGVPASEGRVVFELPLSRSEVAEYLGLNADTLSRIMSRLRSEGLLSQPDRHTVFVRDLTALAALSPASASLMSQSRTNTGGPRP from the coding sequence ATGGCCGCCCCTCTCTCGCCGGTAGATGCCGGGCCCAGCGCGGACTGGCAAGCGACGCTGCCGGCCGAGCTTGCCGAGCACGGCACCCTCGTCCATACGAGGCCCGGACAAGCGCTCCCGCTGACGCTCGGCGGCGAGGAAACCGTGTTCGTCGTCCGTATGGCGACTTTGCTGTTCCGGCTAACCCTTGCCGACAATCTCCGTCAGGGGATCACCCTGCTCTATCCCGGCGACGTGTTCCGCTCGGCCTTCGCCCCGCCGGGACCCGGAGCAGATCTGGTCTCACTGACTGCCGGGGAGGTGCTGCGATACCGTTATGACGCCTTCTCGAGGCTGCTGGACACGAATGCCGACGCGCGCGCCTATTTCGACATGGCCGTGGCCCGTCAATCGGCACGCCAAGCCATTCATCTCGCGGCGGTGGGCCAACTCGACAGCACGCAGCGGCTGGTCACGTTCCTGATCGAACTCGCGACCCAAATCGGGGTTCCGGCTTCCGAGGGGCGTGTCGTCTTCGAGTTGCCGCTGAGCCGCAGCGAGGTGGCCGAGTATCTGGGGCTCAACGCCGATACGCTGTCGCGGATCATGTCGCGGCTGCGCAGCGAAGGCCTGTTGTCCCAGCCGGATCGTCATACCGTGTTCGTCCGGGATCTGACGGCGCTCGCCGCCCTGTCACCGGCATCGGCCTCGTTAATGTCGCAGTCGCGAACGAATACGGGCGGGCCGAGGCCTTAA
- the gyrA gene encoding DNA gyrase subunit A yields the protein MADEEDEGVEEPSSSDIRPISLIDEMKRSYLDYAMSVIVSRALPDARDGLKPVHRRILYSMRENNYTPDRPYNKCARVTGDTMGKYHPHGNQAIYDALVRLAQDFSMRLPLLDGQGNFGSIDGDPPAAERYTEVRLAKPAMALLDDLENDTVDFQPNYDGREQEPVVLPAKFPNLLVNGAGGIAVGMATNIPPHNLTEVCDACIAYLDNPAIEIDELIEIVPGPDFPTGGLILGRQGIRSAYHKGRGSVIMRGRVHVEEVRKDREALIVTEIPYQVNKASMVEKIAELVRDKKIEGISDIRDESDRQGMRVVIELKREAMADVVRNQLYRFSPLQSTFGCNMVALNGGRPEVLNLKDLILAFTDFREEVVGRRIKHQLKKARERAHVLVGLAIAVANIDEVIALIRKAPDPSTARAQLMERDWPAKDVAPLVELIADPRHKVSEQGTYKLSEEQAKAILDLRLQRLTALGRDEIGDELKGLGAQIADYLEILRSRSRIVDIVKGELNELKEQFGTPRRTEITEMMGEVEDEDLIQREDMVVTVSHKGYIKRVPLTAYRAQRRGGKGRAGMATRDEDFVSRLFVANTHTPVLFFSSRGMVYKMKVWRLPQAAPQARGKALINLLPLGKDEIITTILPLPEDEASWEKLDVMFATNDGGVRRNKLSDFIEVRQNGKIAMKLEEGDHIVGVEVCNERQDVLLTSADGQAIRFPVTDVRVFKGRQSSGVRGINLGKGDEVISMAILTHVDADAAERAAYVRQANMVRRGGEQEPDMEQEAEGAETVAISPERYAELSAHEQMVLTISENGYGKRSSAYEFRVSGRGGKGIIGMIVNERNGKLVASFPADDSDQLMLVTDRGQLIRVPVDGISVVGRSTQGVIVFDTAADERVVSVEHIPDEAGNGDESGEDDADVPLDPDGGETG from the coding sequence TTGGCTGACGAAGAAGACGAAGGCGTCGAGGAGCCGTCCTCCTCCGATATCCGACCGATTTCGCTCATCGATGAGATGAAGCGCTCCTATCTCGATTACGCCATGAGCGTGATCGTGTCGCGTGCGCTGCCCGATGCGCGTGACGGCCTCAAGCCCGTGCACCGCCGCATCCTGTACTCGATGCGCGAGAACAACTACACGCCGGACCGGCCGTACAACAAATGCGCGCGCGTGACCGGCGACACGATGGGTAAGTACCATCCGCACGGCAACCAGGCGATCTACGACGCGCTGGTGCGCCTCGCGCAGGACTTCTCCATGCGGCTGCCGCTGCTCGACGGGCAGGGGAACTTCGGCTCCATCGACGGCGATCCGCCCGCGGCCGAGCGTTACACCGAGGTGCGCCTCGCCAAGCCCGCCATGGCGCTGCTCGACGACCTCGAGAACGACACGGTCGACTTCCAGCCCAACTATGACGGGCGCGAGCAGGAGCCGGTCGTCCTGCCGGCCAAGTTCCCGAATCTGCTCGTCAACGGCGCCGGCGGCATCGCCGTCGGCATGGCGACGAATATTCCGCCGCACAATCTCACCGAGGTTTGCGACGCCTGTATCGCCTATCTGGACAACCCGGCCATCGAGATCGACGAACTCATCGAAATCGTTCCGGGTCCGGACTTTCCGACGGGCGGTCTCATCCTCGGGCGCCAAGGCATCCGCTCCGCCTATCACAAGGGCCGCGGCTCCGTGATCATGCGCGGTCGCGTGCATGTGGAAGAGGTTCGCAAGGACCGCGAAGCGCTGATCGTCACAGAGATTCCCTATCAGGTGAACAAGGCATCGATGGTCGAGAAGATCGCCGAACTCGTCCGCGACAAGAAGATCGAAGGCATTTCCGACATTCGCGACGAGAGCGACCGTCAGGGGATGCGGGTGGTCATCGAGCTGAAGCGCGAGGCCATGGCCGACGTGGTGCGCAATCAGCTCTACCGGTTCTCGCCGCTGCAAAGCACGTTCGGCTGCAACATGGTCGCGCTGAACGGCGGCCGTCCAGAGGTCCTCAATCTCAAGGACTTGATCCTGGCGTTCACCGACTTCCGCGAGGAGGTCGTCGGCCGGCGCATCAAGCATCAGCTCAAGAAGGCGCGCGAACGCGCCCATGTGCTCGTTGGCCTTGCCATCGCCGTCGCCAATATCGACGAGGTCATCGCGCTGATCCGGAAAGCCCCGGATCCGTCCACCGCGCGCGCGCAGTTGATGGAGCGGGACTGGCCGGCCAAGGACGTCGCGCCGCTCGTGGAGCTGATTGCCGATCCCCGCCACAAGGTTTCCGAGCAAGGCACCTACAAGCTCTCCGAAGAGCAGGCGAAGGCCATTCTCGATCTTAGGCTGCAGCGCCTGACCGCGCTTGGGCGCGACGAGATCGGCGATGAACTGAAGGGGCTCGGCGCGCAGATCGCCGACTATCTGGAGATCCTGCGGTCGCGCTCCCGGATCGTCGACATCGTCAAGGGCGAACTGAACGAGCTCAAGGAGCAGTTCGGCACGCCGCGGCGGACCGAGATCACCGAGATGATGGGCGAGGTCGAGGACGAGGACCTCATTCAACGCGAGGACATGGTCGTGACCGTGTCCCACAAGGGCTACATCAAGCGCGTGCCGCTTACCGCCTACCGCGCGCAGCGCCGGGGCGGCAAGGGACGCGCCGGCATGGCGACGCGCGATGAGGATTTCGTCAGCCGTCTGTTCGTTGCCAACACCCACACGCCCGTCTTGTTCTTCTCGTCGCGCGGCATGGTCTACAAGATGAAGGTCTGGCGGTTGCCGCAGGCGGCGCCTCAAGCGCGTGGCAAGGCCCTCATCAATCTGCTGCCGCTCGGCAAGGACGAGATCATCACGACCATTCTGCCGCTCCCCGAGGACGAGGCGTCCTGGGAGAAGCTCGACGTGATGTTCGCCACCAACGATGGCGGGGTTCGCCGCAACAAGCTCTCCGACTTCATCGAGGTCCGCCAGAACGGCAAGATCGCCATGAAGCTGGAGGAGGGCGACCACATTGTCGGCGTCGAGGTCTGCAACGAGCGGCAGGATGTGCTGCTGACGTCGGCCGACGGCCAAGCCATCCGCTTCCCTGTCACCGATGTCCGCGTGTTCAAGGGGCGCCAATCATCCGGTGTCCGGGGCATCAATCTCGGCAAGGGCGACGAAGTCATCTCCATGGCCATCCTGACCCATGTGGACGCGGATGCGGCCGAGCGTGCCGCCTATGTCCGCCAGGCCAACATGGTCCGCCGCGGCGGCGAGCAGGAGCCCGACATGGAACAAGAGGCAGAAGGCGCCGAAACCGTGGCGATCAGTCCCGAGCGCTACGCCGAACTCAGCGCCCACGAGCAGATGGTGCTGACGATTTCGGAGAACGGCTACGGCAAGCGCTCCAGCGCCTACGAGTTCCGGGTGTCGGGCCGAGGCGGGAAGGGCATCATCGGCATGATCGTGAATGAGCGGAACGGCAAGCTCGTCGCCTCGTTCCCGGCCGATGACAGCGACCAGCTCATGCTCGTGACCGACCGGGGCCAGCTAATCCGCGTGCCGGTGGACGGCATCTCGGTCGTCGGCCGGTCGACCCAGGGGGTCATCGTCTTCGATACGGCCGCGGACGAGCGTGTCGTTTCCGTCGAGCACATTCCCGACGAAGCCGGCAACGGCGACGAAAGCGGGGAAGACGATGCAGATGTGCCGCTCGATCCGGACGGCGGAGAGACGGGCTAA
- a CDS encoding bacterioferritin — MSNETTMKNLQKALSMELSAMHQYQLHAHTLDDWGLDKLAAQMREEMTEELGHSNEYMNRIMFLNGEPELEFYKKPVKATSLEAMFKADLADEEEAIAFYTHAAMQASEQADVGTRTLFEKILLDEEGHKSWLELQLSLLDRLGEKTFSSKYVSGVESASD; from the coding sequence ATGAGTAACGAGACGACGATGAAGAACCTGCAGAAGGCGCTGTCGATGGAGCTGTCGGCAATGCACCAGTACCAGCTTCACGCCCATACATTGGATGACTGGGGGCTCGACAAGCTGGCGGCGCAGATGCGCGAGGAGATGACCGAAGAGCTGGGCCACTCCAACGAGTACATGAACCGCATCATGTTCCTGAACGGCGAGCCGGAGCTCGAGTTCTACAAGAAGCCGGTCAAGGCAACCTCGCTCGAAGCCATGTTCAAGGCCGACCTCGCCGACGAAGAAGAGGCGATCGCCTTCTACACCCATGCCGCCATGCAGGCGTCCGAGCAGGCCGATGTCGGGACGCGGACGCTGTTCGAGAAGATCCTCCTCGACGAGGAAGGACACAAGAGCTGGCTCGAACTGCAGCTGAGCCTGCTGGATCGTCTCGGCGAGAAGACCTTCAGCTCCAAATACGTGTCCGGCGTCGAGTCAGCCAGCGACTAA
- a CDS encoding single-stranded DNA-binding protein: MAGSVNKVILIGNLGADPEVRHTQDGRPIVNLRLATTDSWRDKNSGERREKTEWHRVVIFSEGLARVAEQYLRKGSKVYVEGSLQTRKWEDQSGQERYTTEVVLQGFNSTLTMLDGRQQGGGMSESGGGGGDFGRTKPLSGGGSFNKELDDEIPF, translated from the coding sequence ATGGCCGGATCGGTCAACAAAGTTATTCTCATCGGAAACCTCGGTGCCGACCCCGAAGTGCGCCACACCCAGGACGGGCGCCCCATCGTCAACCTGCGTCTGGCGACCACCGACAGCTGGCGGGACAAGAATTCGGGCGAGCGCCGCGAGAAGACCGAATGGCACCGGGTGGTGATTTTCTCCGAAGGGCTTGCGCGGGTGGCCGAGCAGTATCTGCGCAAAGGCTCGAAGGTCTATGTCGAGGGTTCGCTGCAGACCCGCAAATGGGAAGATCAGTCCGGTCAGGAGCGCTACACCACCGAGGTCGTGCTGCAGGGCTTCAATTCGACGCTGACCATGCTCGACGGACGCCAGCAGGGCGGGGGCATGAGCGAGAGCGGCGGCGGTGGTGGCGATTTCGGCCGCACCAAGCCCCTCAGCGGCGGCGGATCGTTCAACAAGGAACTGGACGACGAGATCCCGTTCTAG
- a CDS encoding MAPEG family protein, whose protein sequence is MQRQVRQGQTSTRRKGKRRDPRVKYFGFTAMQWPFIATLVGNWLFSAAVFAAGKTFWDWTPEAWGIADRLALVIKDAVVAILPGVLGICIVAAQRLDPSMFVGSTPKPNSPVEINTKFILNTFEQFTAYFIANAGLAMYCPIEEARTLPILTGLFVLGRILFWVGYHKNPYLRAFGFGVTFYPTVIAYVWLILIMVFGIRVPL, encoded by the coding sequence ATGCAGCGGCAGGTCCGCCAGGGACAGACATCCACGCGCCGTAAGGGCAAACGGCGCGACCCACGGGTCAAATATTTCGGCTTCACCGCCATGCAGTGGCCCTTCATCGCCACGCTGGTTGGCAACTGGCTGTTTTCGGCGGCCGTCTTTGCCGCCGGCAAGACGTTTTGGGATTGGACTCCCGAGGCGTGGGGCATCGCCGACCGTCTGGCTCTCGTCATCAAGGATGCCGTGGTGGCCATCCTTCCCGGCGTGCTTGGCATTTGTATCGTTGCCGCGCAGCGGCTTGACCCGTCCATGTTCGTCGGCTCAACGCCGAAGCCGAACTCCCCGGTCGAGATCAACACCAAGTTCATCCTGAACACGTTCGAGCAGTTCACCGCCTACTTCATCGCCAATGCGGGCCTGGCGATGTACTGCCCCATCGAGGAAGCGCGCACGCTGCCGATCCTGACGGGGCTATTCGTGCTGGGCCGGATCCTGTTCTGGGTCGGCTATCACAAGAACCCGTACCTTCGGGCCTTCGGCTTTGGCGTGACGTTCTACCCGACCGTGATCGCCTATGTGTGGCTCATCCTGATCATGGTGTTTGGGATCCGCGTTCCGCTCTAG
- a CDS encoding DUF2585 domain-containing protein, with protein sequence MTITRTQYLLAAGLIVATALALYAMGHPWICKCGTVKLWHFQVVSSENSQHIIDWYTPSHVIHGFLFYLLFWLIAPRASVGTRLLLAIGAEAAWEIIENTDYVIDRYREATVALDYYGDSVLNSVSDILFMVLGFVLASRLPVWLTVTIGVAFELFTGIMIRDGLALNVLMLLWPSETVLQWQNSR encoded by the coding sequence ATGACCATCACCCGCACCCAATATCTCCTGGCCGCCGGTCTGATCGTGGCGACGGCTCTCGCGCTTTACGCCATGGGGCATCCATGGATCTGCAAATGCGGGACCGTGAAGCTGTGGCACTTTCAGGTGGTGAGCTCGGAGAACTCCCAGCACATCATCGACTGGTACACGCCCTCGCATGTCATCCACGGCTTCCTGTTCTATCTTCTGTTCTGGCTGATCGCGCCGCGGGCCTCGGTCGGCACGCGGCTGCTGCTCGCCATCGGCGCGGAAGCGGCCTGGGAGATCATCGAGAACACCGACTACGTGATCGACCGCTATCGCGAAGCCACGGTCGCGCTCGACTATTACGGAGATAGCGTCCTCAACTCGGTGAGCGACATCCTGTTCATGGTCTTAGGCTTCGTGCTCGCGAGCCGGCTGCCGGTGTGGCTCACCGTGACGATCGGCGTCGCCTTCGAGCTCTTCACCGGGATCATGATTCGCGACGGCCTCGCCCTCAACGTGCTCATGCTGTTGTGGCCGAGCGAAACCGTGCTGCAGTGGCAGAATAGCCGCTAG
- a CDS encoding AAA family ATPase — protein MTQDEALELLKTGASVFLTGRPGSGKTHTVNRYLEDLAEAGIPYAYTASTGIAATHGHGVTIHAWSGVGVKSALTRRDLDTIAGNRRLAGRIEKTKVLVIDEVSMLPARTLTLADTVCRHVRATNAPFGGLQVVLVGDFFQLPPVVRRQSDEGMLQFGGDDEDSDASFAHGSAAWRDLDPTVCYLSEQHRQEDRPFLDILDAIRANACTEVHRERLAARVVAHDTLPPTRTRLFTHNAAVDDINRQQLAKLNGEPHVFPMTGKGAQFAIDALKRGCLSPETLALKLGAVVMFTKNDPAGRYVNGTLGLVEDFDAETGAPVVRTKGGKRIVAEPVTWKIEEGGSERASITQHPLRLAWAITVHKSQGMSLDAAVIDLSKAFEFGQGYVALSRLRSLKGLQLLGLNERALQVHPQAIEKDAEFRSASEDALEALKRLAPKELDLRQQAFMEAHGGAAADAAGKSYDVATLRQTHGKAYAPWTEAEEQELRRLHHVGESPTAIAEILGRKPGAIRSRLKKLALIS, from the coding sequence ATGACGCAAGACGAGGCACTGGAGCTGCTCAAGACCGGCGCCAGCGTCTTCCTGACGGGCCGGCCCGGCAGCGGCAAAACCCACACGGTGAATCGCTACCTGGAAGACCTGGCCGAGGCGGGCATCCCTTACGCCTACACGGCCTCGACGGGCATCGCCGCCACCCACGGTCATGGGGTCACCATCCACGCCTGGAGCGGGGTCGGCGTCAAAAGCGCCCTCACCCGGCGTGACCTGGACACGATCGCCGGCAATCGCCGGCTTGCGGGGCGCATCGAGAAGACCAAGGTCCTCGTCATTGACGAAGTGTCGATGCTGCCCGCCCGGACCTTGACCTTGGCGGATACGGTCTGCCGTCATGTGCGGGCAACGAACGCGCCGTTCGGCGGCCTCCAGGTGGTGCTTGTCGGAGACTTCTTTCAGTTGCCGCCTGTCGTACGCCGCCAGTCCGATGAAGGCATGCTGCAATTCGGCGGTGACGACGAGGACTCGGACGCAAGTTTCGCCCATGGCTCCGCCGCCTGGCGCGATCTCGATCCCACCGTCTGCTATCTGTCCGAACAGCATCGCCAAGAGGACCGGCCCTTCCTCGATATTCTCGATGCGATCCGCGCCAACGCCTGCACCGAGGTTCATCGCGAGCGTCTTGCGGCGCGCGTCGTGGCGCACGATACGCTGCCCCCTACCCGCACGCGGCTCTTCACCCACAATGCCGCCGTTGACGACATCAACCGGCAGCAGCTCGCGAAGCTGAACGGCGAGCCGCACGTCTTCCCCATGACCGGCAAAGGCGCCCAGTTCGCCATCGACGCCCTGAAGCGGGGCTGCCTTTCGCCGGAGACGCTGGCTCTGAAACTCGGGGCCGTGGTGATGTTCACCAAGAACGATCCTGCCGGACGCTACGTCAACGGCACGCTGGGGCTGGTGGAGGATTTCGACGCCGAAACCGGCGCGCCGGTCGTGCGCACCAAGGGCGGCAAGCGCATCGTCGCGGAACCCGTGACCTGGAAGATCGAGGAAGGCGGTTCGGAGCGCGCAAGCATCACCCAGCATCCGTTGCGCCTCGCATGGGCCATTACCGTCCATAAGAGCCAGGGCATGTCGCTGGACGCCGCCGTGATCGATCTCTCGAAGGCCTTCGAGTTCGGCCAGGGCTACGTGGCCCTTTCCCGTCTGCGCAGTCTCAAAGGGCTGCAGCTTCTGGGCCTCAACGAGCGCGCGTTGCAGGTCCACCCCCAGGCCATCGAGAAGGACGCCGAGTTCCGCAGCGCCTCGGAAGACGCGCTCGAGGCTCTGAAACGGCTTGCGCCGAAGGAACTCGACCTGCGGCAGCAGGCCTTCATGGAAGCGCACGGGGGAGCCGCCGCCGATGCGGCCGGGAAGAGCTACGACGTCGCCACCCTGCGCCAGACCCACGGCAAGGCCTATGCCCCCTGGACCGAAGCGGAAGAGCAGGAACTGCGCCGCCTGCACCATGTGGGAGAAAGCCCGACCGCGATCGCCGAGATCCTGGGGCGCAAGCCTGGCGCCATCCGCTCGCGCCTTAAGAAGCTGGCGCTGATTTCCTGA